In Neovison vison isolate M4711 chromosome 14, ASM_NN_V1, whole genome shotgun sequence, the following proteins share a genomic window:
- the NME4 gene encoding nucleoside diphosphate kinase, mitochondrial isoform X2 yields MGGLLGRAALPGLLSGPRAPDPRLFVRPSSGGASWTRERTLVAVKPDGVQRRLVGDVIQRFERRGFKLVGMKMLQEHHPCQRLRGGGPEGDPAVVSEQRAGGLGRRRPPERHLPTMSTQAAISHPSSRPGSATSVVPDLSAHRGMPVGPRTPSSLPSAPPQPRGVEQPTLRAF; encoded by the exons ATGGGCGGCCTCTTGGGGCGCGCCGCGCTGCCGGGGCTGCTGAGCGGTCCGCGGGCCCCTGACCCGAGACTGTTCGTACGCCCCAGCTCGG GAGGGGCCTCCTGGACACGGGAGCGGACCCTGGTTGCCGTGAAGCCAGATGGGGTGCAGCGGCGGCTTGTTGGGGACGTGATCCAGCGCTTTGAGAGGAGGGGCTTCAAGCTGGTGGGGATGAAGATGCTGCAG GAACATCATCCATGCCAGCGACTCCGTGGAGGGGGCCCAGAGGGAGATCCAGCTGTGGTTTCAGAGCAGCGAGCTGGTGGACTGGGCAGACGAAGGCCACCAGAGCGGCATCTACCCACCATGAGCACTCAGGCTGCCATTAGCCACCCCAGCAGCCGCCCAGGATCAGCTACCTCTGTCGTCCCAGACTTGAGCGCACACCGTGGTATGCCGGTTGGCCCCAGAACACCTTCCAGTctaccttctgccccaccccagcccagaggGGTTGAGCAACCAACTTTACGTGCCTTTTAG
- the DECR2 gene encoding peroxisomal 2,4-dienoyl-CoA reductase [(3E)-enoyl-CoA-producing], with amino-acid sequence MAQPPPDVSEDECLPEYRHHFCPDLLRDKVAFITGGGSGIGFRIAEIFMRHGCHTVIASRSLPRVSKAARKLAAATGQRCLPLSLDVRALPAITAAVDQALREFGKIDILVNCAAGNFLCPASALSFNAFKTVMDIDTLGTFNASRVLYEKFFRDHGGVIVNITATLGTRGQVLQVHAGSAKAAVDAMTRHLAVEWGPQNIRVNSLAPGSISGTEGFRRLVGSQASVSTKTLAIPLQRLGNKTEVAHGALFLASPLASYVTGAVLVVDGGAWLTFPNDLKLLADFASSAKL; translated from the exons ATGGCCCAGCCGCCGCCCGACGTCAGCGAGGACGAGTGTCTCCCTGAGTACCGCCATCACTTCTGCCCCGACCTGCTGCG GGACAAAGTGGCCTTCATCACAGGTGGTGGCTCTGGGATCGGGTTCCGGATTGCTGAGATTTTTATGCG GCATGGTTGCCACACGGTCATCGCCAGCAGAAGCCTTCCAAGAGTGTCGAAG GCTGCCAGAAAGCTGGCTGCTGCCACCGGCCAGCGGTgcctccctttatctctggacgTTCGGGCTCTCCCTGCCATCACAGCTGCTGTGGACCAGGCACTGAGGGAGTTCGGGAAGATCGACATTCTTGTTAACT GTGCAGCTGGAAACTTCCTGTGCCCCGCCAGTGCGTTGTCCTTCAACGCCTTCAAGACTGTGATGGACATTGACACCTTGGGCACCTTCAACGCGTCTCGTGTGCTTTATGAGAAGTTCTTCAGG GACCATGGAGGGGTGATTGTGAACATCACTGCGACACTGGGGACCCGGGGGCAGGTGCTTCAAGTGCATGCCGGCTCGGCCAAGGCGGCTGTGG ATGCGATGACACGGCACTTGGCTGTGGAGTGGGGTCCCCAGAACATCCGTGTCAACAGCCTCGCCCCTGGCTCCATCAGTGGCACAGAGGGCTTCCGGCGTCTGG TCGGCTCCCAGGCCAGTGTCAGCACGAAGACTCTTGCCATCCCCCTGCAGAGGCTGGGCAACAAGACCGAAGTCGCCCACGGTGCGCTGTTCCTGGCCAGCCCTTTGGCATCCTACGTGACGGGCGCCGTGCTGGTGGTTGACGGCGGGGCGTGGCTGACATTCCCCAACGACCTCAAGTTGCTGGCAGATTTCGCCTCCTCTGCTAAGCTCTAG
- the NME4 gene encoding nucleoside diphosphate kinase, mitochondrial isoform X1, protein MGGLLGRAALPGLLSGPRAPDPRLFVRPSSGGASWTRERTLVAVKPDGVQRRLVGDVIQRFERRGFKLVGMKMLQAPERVLAEHYHDLQRKPFYPALISYMTSGPVVAMVWEGPNVVGSSRAMIGHTDSAEAAPGTIRGDFSIHISRNIIHASDSVEGAQREIQLWFQSSELVDWADEGHQSGIYPP, encoded by the exons ATGGGCGGCCTCTTGGGGCGCGCCGCGCTGCCGGGGCTGCTGAGCGGTCCGCGGGCCCCTGACCCGAGACTGTTCGTACGCCCCAGCTCGG GAGGGGCCTCCTGGACACGGGAGCGGACCCTGGTTGCCGTGAAGCCAGATGGGGTGCAGCGGCGGCTTGTTGGGGACGTGATCCAGCGCTTTGAGAGGAGGGGCTTCAAGCTGGTGGGGATGAAGATGCTGCAG gcaccagagaGAGTCCTTGCTGAGCACTACCATGACCTGCAGAGGAAGCCTTTCTACCCAGCCCTCATCAGCTACATGACCTCCGGCCCTGTAGTGGCCATG GTCTGGGAAGGGCCCAACGTGGTTGGCTCCTCAAGGGCCATGATAGGACACACCGACTCCGCTGAGGCTGCCCCTGGCACCATCAGGGGGGACTTCAGCATCCACATCAGCAG GAACATCATCCATGCCAGCGACTCCGTGGAGGGGGCCCAGAGGGAGATCCAGCTGTGGTTTCAGAGCAGCGAGCTGGTGGACTGGGCAGACGAAGGCCACCAGAGCGGCATCTACCCACCATGA